In the Caballeronia sp. LZ062 genome, one interval contains:
- a CDS encoding SAM-dependent methyltransferase — protein MSGILYLIPNTLGEGDAAALASVLPEPVRAQAAALGYYIGENAKTTRAFLKKVGTERPIQEIEIRELNVNTPRAEIDRLLAPILAGTDAGLVSEAGCPAVADPGALLVRRAHERGVKVVPFVGPSSILLALMASGMNGQSFAFNGYLPVDAAERGKRLRELEQLSRKANQTQIFIETPYRNRAMLDTLVAACAPSTLISVAVDLTLPGEKIVTRTAADWKKATAPDLHKRPAIFLLLAS, from the coding sequence GGCGAAGGCGACGCCGCCGCGCTCGCGTCCGTGCTTCCCGAGCCGGTGCGCGCGCAGGCTGCGGCGCTCGGTTACTACATCGGCGAAAACGCGAAAACCACGCGGGCGTTTCTGAAGAAAGTCGGCACCGAACGGCCGATTCAGGAAATCGAGATACGCGAGCTGAACGTGAACACGCCGCGCGCCGAAATCGACAGACTTCTCGCGCCGATTCTCGCCGGCACTGACGCGGGCCTGGTTTCCGAAGCGGGCTGCCCCGCCGTCGCCGATCCCGGCGCGCTCCTCGTGCGGCGGGCGCACGAGCGCGGCGTCAAAGTGGTGCCGTTCGTCGGTCCGAGTTCGATTCTGCTCGCGTTGATGGCCTCGGGCATGAACGGCCAGAGTTTCGCGTTCAACGGCTATCTGCCGGTCGATGCAGCCGAACGCGGCAAGCGCCTGCGCGAGCTCGAACAGCTGTCGCGCAAGGCGAATCAAACGCAGATTTTCATCGAAACGCCGTACCGCAACCGCGCGATGCTCGACACGCTCGTCGCGGCGTGCGCCCCTTCGACGCTCATCTCCGTGGCGGTCGATCTGACGCTGCCGGGCGAAAAAATCGTCACGCGCACGGCGGCGGACTGGAAGAAAGCGACCGCGCCCGACCTGCACAAGCGCCCGGCTATTTTCCTGCTGCTCGCGTCCTAA
- a CDS encoding RluA family pseudouridine synthase — protein sequence MNELGKTSHKQVASERTSMIEVDETAAGQRIDNFLLRVCKGVPKSHIYRILRSGEVRVNKGRIDAAYRLELGDLVRVPPIRTAQADEAPVSSNAPAAEFPILFEDEHLIVIDKPSGVAVHGGSGVAFGVIEQLRNARPHAKFLELVHRLDRETSGVLMLAKKRAALVNLHEQIRENRVDKRYYALGHGDWPSDWGRRRIVKAPLHKYVAADGERRVRVQENGLASHTVFNLIERWTDYAWVEAELKTGRTHQIRVHMQSIGLPIAGDAKYGDFALNKELARPSAMPSLKRMFLHAYRLKITHPATGAPLQFEAPLPVECKRFIEQLKNRET from the coding sequence ATGAATGAGTTAGGCAAAACATCCCATAAACAAGTTGCAAGCGAGCGCACGTCGATGATCGAAGTCGATGAAACCGCTGCCGGACAGCGCATCGACAACTTCCTTCTACGCGTCTGCAAGGGCGTGCCCAAGAGCCATATTTACCGGATTCTCCGAAGCGGCGAAGTGCGCGTGAACAAGGGCCGCATCGACGCCGCGTACCGGCTTGAGTTGGGCGATCTCGTGCGCGTGCCGCCCATTCGAACCGCGCAGGCCGACGAAGCGCCCGTGTCGTCGAACGCGCCCGCCGCCGAATTCCCGATTCTTTTCGAAGACGAGCACCTGATCGTCATCGACAAGCCCTCGGGCGTCGCGGTGCACGGCGGCAGCGGCGTCGCGTTCGGCGTCATCGAGCAATTGCGCAACGCCCGGCCGCACGCGAAGTTTCTGGAACTGGTGCATCGGCTGGACCGGGAAACGTCCGGCGTGCTGATGCTCGCGAAAAAGCGCGCTGCGCTCGTCAATTTGCACGAACAGATTCGCGAAAATCGCGTCGACAAGCGCTATTACGCGCTCGGACATGGCGACTGGCCGAGCGACTGGGGCCGGCGGCGCATCGTGAAGGCGCCGCTGCACAAATACGTGGCGGCGGACGGCGAGCGGCGCGTACGCGTTCAGGAAAACGGGCTGGCGTCGCATACGGTGTTCAATCTGATCGAACGCTGGACGGACTACGCGTGGGTCGAGGCGGAACTCAAGACCGGCCGCACGCACCAGATTCGCGTGCACATGCAGAGCATCGGCCTGCCGATTGCGGGCGACGCGAAATACGGCGACTTCGCGTTGAACAAGGAACTCGCGCGGCCGAGCGCGATGCCTTCGCTCAAGCGCATGTTTTTGCACGCCTATCGACTGAAAATCACGCATCCCGCGACGGGCGCGCCGCTGCAGTTCGAAGCGCCGCTGCCGGTGGAATGCAAGCGCTTCATCGAACAACTCAAAAACCGAGAGACATAA
- a CDS encoding HAD-IA family hydrolase — MARQQFDLIVFDWDGTLMDSTVHITRSIQAACRDLGLPVPADESASYVIGLGLKDALQICAPTLDTKDYPRLAERYRFHFLTMGQQTELFAGVRELLQELRDEGYFLAVATGKSRVGLNRALDQSRLTSVFDGTRCADETFSKPHPAMLQELTRELGQDLSRTLMIGDTTHDLQMAINAGAAGVGVAYGAHPADSLTALQPRFCADSVASLAGWLREHA; from the coding sequence ATGGCGCGGCAGCAATTCGATCTGATCGTTTTCGACTGGGACGGCACGCTCATGGATTCGACCGTCCACATCACGCGGAGCATTCAGGCGGCGTGCCGCGATCTCGGCCTGCCGGTGCCCGCCGACGAATCCGCGAGCTACGTGATCGGCCTCGGCCTCAAGGACGCGCTGCAAATCTGCGCGCCGACGCTCGACACGAAGGACTATCCGCGCCTCGCCGAGCGGTATCGCTTCCATTTTCTGACGATGGGCCAGCAAACCGAGCTTTTCGCCGGCGTGCGCGAACTGCTGCAGGAATTGCGCGACGAAGGCTATTTTCTGGCGGTGGCGACGGGCAAGAGCCGCGTCGGGCTGAACCGGGCGCTCGATCAGTCGCGCCTGACGAGCGTTTTCGACGGCACGCGCTGCGCCGACGAAACGTTCTCGAAGCCGCATCCGGCGATGCTTCAGGAACTTACGCGCGAACTGGGGCAGGACTTGTCCCGCACGCTGATGATCGGCGACACCACGCACGATCTGCAAATGGCCATCAACGCGGGCGCGGCGGGCGTGGGCGTGGCGTACGGCGCGCATCCGGCGGATTCGCTCACCGCGTTGCAGCCGCGTTTCTGCGCGGATAGCGTCGCGTCGCTGGCCGGCTGGCTTCGGGAGCACGCATGA
- a CDS encoding Rieske 2Fe-2S domain-containing protein, with amino-acid sequence MTEPTREAVRVCASDELVDGGAGVRVGAQEASGEAVVFFVRYDGKPYGYLNRCAHVPMELDWAEGQFFESSGLYLMCATHGAIYEPDTGKCVGGPCRGARLRSVAVEERETPEGRAVFWLPDDALRPA; translated from the coding sequence ATGACCGAGCCGACACGAGAGGCGGTGCGCGTCTGCGCGTCAGACGAACTGGTCGACGGCGGCGCGGGCGTGCGGGTCGGCGCTCAGGAGGCGAGCGGCGAGGCGGTCGTCTTCTTCGTCCGATACGACGGCAAGCCATACGGCTATCTGAACCGCTGCGCGCACGTGCCGATGGAGCTCGACTGGGCCGAGGGCCAGTTCTTCGAAAGCTCGGGCCTATACTTGATGTGCGCGACGCACGGCGCGATCTACGAGCCGGACACCGGCAAGTGCGTCGGCGGCCCGTGCCGCGGCGCGCGGCTTCGATCCGTCGCGGTCGAAGAACGCGAGACGCCGGAAGGGCGCGCAGTCTTCTGGCTGCCAGACGACGCGCTTCGCCCCGCCTGA
- a CDS encoding S49 family peptidase, with protein sequence MSDNLSPNPRGNDNWKRDALERVALAAIREQRAARRWRIFFRFVFLAVLALIAWGVFDFTGDHVAKSGKHTALIDLQGEISANSDASADNIDGALESAFEDDGTAGVILRINSPGGSPVQAGIINREIRRLRAKYPKTPLYVVVDDMCASGGYYVAAAADRIYVDRASIVGSIGVLMDGFGFTGLMDKLGIQRRMHTSGANKGAFDPFSPETPQMTAHAQDMLDEIHTQFIDAVKQGRGKRLKDDPDLFSGMFWTGEKSVQLGLADGFGDANYVAREIIKQPDIVDYTQKESISERVVRRFGASVGDAAVRALTLGGKVQLR encoded by the coding sequence ATGTCCGATAACCTTTCGCCCAACCCGCGCGGCAACGACAACTGGAAACGCGATGCGCTCGAACGTGTCGCGCTTGCCGCCATTCGCGAGCAACGCGCGGCGCGCCGCTGGCGCATCTTTTTCCGCTTCGTCTTTCTCGCGGTGCTCGCGCTCATTGCGTGGGGCGTGTTCGATTTCACCGGCGATCACGTCGCCAAGTCCGGCAAGCACACGGCGCTGATCGATCTCCAGGGCGAAATCTCCGCGAACAGCGACGCGAGCGCCGACAACATCGACGGCGCGCTCGAGAGCGCGTTCGAGGACGACGGCACGGCGGGCGTGATCCTGCGCATCAACAGTCCGGGCGGCAGTCCGGTGCAGGCGGGCATCATCAATCGCGAGATTCGCCGGCTGCGCGCGAAGTATCCGAAGACGCCGCTCTACGTGGTCGTCGATGACATGTGCGCGTCGGGCGGCTACTACGTCGCGGCGGCGGCGGACCGCATTTATGTGGATCGCGCGAGCATCGTCGGGTCGATCGGCGTGCTGATGGACGGTTTCGGCTTCACTGGCCTGATGGACAAGCTCGGCATCCAGCGCCGCATGCACACGTCGGGCGCGAACAAGGGCGCGTTCGACCCGTTCTCGCCCGAAACGCCGCAAATGACCGCGCACGCGCAGGACATGCTCGACGAGATTCACACGCAGTTCATCGACGCGGTGAAACAGGGCCGCGGCAAGCGTCTGAAGGACGATCCGGATCTTTTCTCCGGCATGTTCTGGACGGGCGAGAAGAGCGTGCAGCTCGGGCTCGCGGACGGCTTCGGCGACGCGAACTACGTGGCGCGCGAGATCATCAAGCAGCCGGATATCGTCGATTACACGCAGAAAGAAAGCATCAGCGAGCGCGTGGTGCGGCGCTTCGGCGCTTCTGTGGGCGATGCCGCCGTGCGCGCGCTGACGCTCGGCGGCAAGGTGCAGTTGCGCTGA